The Pyrus communis chromosome 2, drPyrComm1.1, whole genome shotgun sequence genome includes a window with the following:
- the LOC137724762 gene encoding uncharacterized protein At2g29880-like has translation MGDKQQEIGKVKAKSDDSAWTLEESRVLLQLLVEATLCGWRDANGLLTKDIVMTRILPALNERLKCNKICKHYTSRMIYFKKEYGKYSQFMGSNSGFGWDANTKRFVADGEVWEEYFRAHPDQRSIRKKSFDELEDLQIVLSDATAIGKHSLGLGEETDARTFVVKDRQGGIEEDEQVGIENLFYDEENRGFVLNQNQASHQTSSFNQSSPFLPTQATSSEIPPPITNHRKRNRTQYQGNTRSSETTNQARIMENISLTLDSIATDFRGVHSLLEKMDKDRETKFYMGCHQGNPKFG, from the exons ATGGGAGACAAACAACAAGAAATTGGAAAAGTGAAGGCCAAGAGTGATGATAGCGCTTGGACTTTGGAAGAGAGCAGAGTGTTGTTACAATTGCTCGTTGAAGCTACATTGTGTGGATGGCGTGATGCTAATGGCTTGCTAACCAAAGATATTGTGATGACAAGAATACTTCCGGCACTTAATGAAAGACTAAAGTGTAATAAAATTTGTAAGCATTACACAAGTCGAATGATATATTTTAAGAAAGAATATGGAAAGTATAGTCAGTTTATGGGAAGCAACTCTGGCTTTGGGTGGGATGCAAATACAAAGAGATTTGTTGCTGATGGCGAAGTTTGGGAAGAATACTTTAGG GCCCACCCAGACCAAAGAAGCATTCGTAAAAAATCTTTTGATGAATTAGAAGATTTGCAAATCGTACTTAGCGATGCAACTGCTATTGGAAAACACTCATTGGGATTGGGTGAGGAAACTGATGCAAGAACTTTTGTAGTGAAAGATAGACAAGGTGGAATAGAGGAAGATGAACAAGTTGGAATAGAGAACTTGTTTTACGATGAGGAAAATAGGGGCTTTGTACTCAATCAAAACCAAGCATCACACCAAACTTCATCATTCAATCAATCATCCCCATTCTTACCCACTCAAGCCACTAGCTCAGAGATTCCCCCACCAATCACCAACCATAGGAAACGAAATAGAACCCAATACCAAGGGAATACTAGATCATCTGAGACCACTAATCAAGCTAGAATTatggaaaatatttcacttaCTCTCGATTCAATTGCCACCGACTTCCGAGGAGTCCATAGTCTATTGGAGAAAATGGATAAGGATAGAGAGACAAAATTCTATATGGGATGTCATCAAGGAAACCCCAAATTTGGATGA
- the LOC137721720 gene encoding large ribosomal subunit protein P1-like: MSASELACSYAILILHDEGIPVTAEKITTLAKAANVSVESYWPGLFAKLAEKRDIDDLILNVGVGGGASAVAAAAPGVGVAAAPAAAAPPPEEKNEEPKEESDDEGLFNLFD; this comes from the coding sequence ATGTCGGCTTCAGAGCTTGCTTGCAGTTACGCCATTCTAATCCTCCATGACGAAGGCATCCCAGTCACTGCTGAGAAGATTACAACATTAGCAAAAGCTGCCAATGTCTCTGTTGAGTCTTACTGGCCTGGCTTGTTCGCCAAGCTTGCTGAGAAGAGAGACATTGACGATCTTATCCTGAATGTTGGCGTTGGTGGCGGCGCTAGTGCAGTAGCCGCTGCTGCCCCAGGTGTCGGCGTGGCTGCCGCCCCAGCTGCTGCTGCTCCTCCACCAGAGGAGAAGAACGAAGAACCCAAGGAAGAAAGTGATGACGAGGGACTTTTCAATTTGTTCGATTAG
- the LOC137727061 gene encoding large ribosomal subunit protein P1-like codes for MMSASELACTYATLILHDEGIPVTAEKIATLVKAANVPVESYWPSLFAKLAEKRNVEDLVLNAGSGGAVSVAAPGVAEDAAPAAAPPPEDKKKKEEPEEESDDDCPIFDLFT; via the coding sequence ATGATGTCGGCTTCAGAGCTTGCTTGCACCTACGCCACTCTGATCCTCCATGATGAAGGCATCCCCGTCACTGCCGAGAAGATTGCAACCTTGGTGAAAGCCGCTAACGTCCCTGTCGAGTCTTACTGGCCCAGCCTCTTCGCCAAACTTGCCGAGAAGAGAAACGTTGAAGATCTTGTCCTGAATGCTGGCTCTGGCGGTGCAGTTTCTGTCGCTGCCCCAGGTGTCGCCGAAGATGCCGCCCCTGCTGCTGCTCCTCCACCAgaggataagaagaagaaggaagaaccCGAGGAAGAGAGTGACGACGACTGTCCAATTTTCGATTTGTTCACTTAG
- the LOC137725335 gene encoding xyloglucan galactosyltransferase MUR3-like encodes MNPMRRRSPTSVPVEPMEKGTGKNQNTRICLLASLSVFFWMLLFYFHFVVLGGSTVNESFNLQAGRVYSKVKPTLVTNDLQRDSQSTESTPIPVAPAKNNQINEAEKYPFMRALRTVENKSDPCGGKYIYVHDLPSRFNEDMLKECRSLSRWTNMCKFTTNAGLGPPLENAEGVFGDTGWYATNQFAVDVIFNNRMKQYECLTNDSSLAAAIFVPFYAGFDIARYLWGFNISRRDAASLDLVDWLMKRPEWSIMGGKDHFLVAGRITWDFRRLSEEESDWGNKLLFLPAAKNMSMLVVESSPWNANDFGIPYPTYFHPAKDADVFIWQERMRRLKREFLFSFAGAPRPDNPKSIRGQIIDQCRSSKVGKLLECDFGESKCHSPSSIMHMFQRSLFCLQPQGDSYTRRSAFDSMLAGCIPVFFHPGSAYTQYTWHLPKDYTRYSVFIPEDDIRKRNVSIEETLGRITPEQVKKMREEVISLIPSLIYADPRSKLGIFRDAFDVSVQAVIDKVTKLRKDIIEGHTDDNFIEENSWKYALLEEGQREVGAHEWDPFFSKPKDGNGDSVDTSAEAAKNSWHNEQRHQSSVK; translated from the coding sequence ATGAATCCAATGAGACGCCGCTCTCCGACGAGTGTACCTGTGGAGCCAATGGAGAAGGGGACAGGAAAGAATCAGAATACAAGGATTTGTCTCTTGGCCTCTTTGTCTGTGTTCTTCTGGATGTTGTTGTTTTACTTCCATTTCGTTGTGCTGGGAGGTAGTACCGTGAATGAATCTTTCAATTTACAAGCTGGTCGTGTTTACTCCAAAGTGAAGCCTACCCTTGTAACTAATGATCTTCAGAGGGACAGCCAGAGCACTGAATCAACACCTATCCCTGTAGCCCCTGCGAAAAACAACCAGATCAATGAAGCAGAGAAGTATCCATTCATGAGAGCATTGAGAACTGTCGAAAACAAGAGTGATCCATGTGGTGGGAAGTATATTTATGTGCATGATCTTCCCTCGAGGTTTAACGAGGATATGTTAAAGGAATGTAGGAGTTTAAGCCGTTGGACAAATATGTGCAAATTCACAACTAATGCTGGGCTTGGGCCTCCACTTGAGAATGCAGAGGGTGTGTTTGGGGATACGGGTTGGTATGCCACGAATCAGTTCGCTGTGGATGTCATATTTAACAATCGGATGAAGCAATATGAGTGTTTGACAAATGATTCGTCTCTTGCTGCTGCTATTTTCGTTCCCTTTTATGCTGGGTTTGACATTGCCCGGTACCTTTGGGGTTTCAACATATCAAGGAGGGATGCGGCTTCACTCGATCTGGTTGATTGGCTTATGAAGAGGCCAGAATGGAGCATTATGGGTGGCAAAGACCACTTTCTTGTTGCAGGAAGGATAACTTGGGATTTCAGGAGACTTTCAGAGGAAGAATCGGATTGGGGTAACAAGCTTCTCTTTCTGCCAGCTGCTAAGAATATGTCTATGCTTGTGGTAGAATCAAGCCCGTGGAATGCTAATGATTTTGGTATTCCATATCCCACGTATTTCCATCCAGCAAAAGATGCCGATGTGTTCATTTGGCAGGAACGAATGAGAAGATTAAAGCGTGAGttccttttctcttttgctGGTGCCCCCCGTCCTGACAATCCCAAGTCAATCAGGGGGCAGATCATTGATCAGTGCCGGAGTTCAAAGGTTGGTAAGCTGTTGGAATGTGATTTTGGGGAAAGCAAGTGTCATTCTCCAAGCAGTATAATGCATATGTTTCAGAGATCTCTTTTCTGCCTGCAACCACAAGGCGATTCATACACACGAAGATCTGCTTTTGATTCAATGTTGGCTGGTTGCATACCTGTCTTCTTCCATCCTGGGTCAGCATACACGCAATATACTTGGCATTTACCAAAAGATTATACAAGGTATTCAGTGTTCATCCCAGAGGATGATATTCGCAAGAGGAACGTTAGCATAGAGGAAACACTTGGTCGAATTACTCCCGAGCAGGTGAAGAAAATGAGGGAGGAGGTCATAAGCCTTATTCCAAGTCTGATATACGCCGATCCCCGTTCTAAGTTGGGGATTTTTAGAGATGCCTTTGATGTTTCTGTACAGGCCGTCATTGACAAAGTTACAAAGTTGAGGAAGGACATAATCGAGGGTCATACAGATGATAACTTCATCGAAGAAAACAGTTGGAAGTATGCTTTGTTGGAGGAGGGACAACGTGAGGTAGGAGCTCACGAATGGGATCCTTTCTTCTCGAAGCCAAAGGATGGTAATGGTGATTCTGTTGATACATCTGCCGAAGCTGCGAAAAACTCGTGGCATAATGAACAACGACATCAATCATCGGTCAAATAA
- the LOC137724761 gene encoding F-box protein At1g70360-like — protein MLLEAGFVVFDPISGTQSSDRFHLLNKWPALDHRTMWVPYTLPHILHDIKRESINNSYVIQAVKGIALRFQSRGRGYFNVYGCLIGHRSATYRPQRHLCLHEERRGLYRSVENLLFGFWKIVKYEIVLPFLIELRRNPGFPIEFGQKPGSASPTGIMGLPSELKMKVLESLPGVDIVKLACVCKGMKKMVNDVIDELLWRDKYYEEIERGVESPAKRRRGQRGEVIVEWKLLFVRIWKSKAKWKQLEKQRQVAPSPFRCTQYRSAKRNQRSSA, from the exons ATGCTCTTAGAGGCCGGTTTTGTTGTATTCGATCCGATTTCAGGAACGCAGTCGAGTGATCGATTTCATCTCTTGAACAAATGGCCAGCGCTGGATCATCGGACGATGTGGGTGCCTTATACTTTGCCTCATATTTTGCATGATATTAAAAGAGAAAGTATTAACAATTCTTACGTGATCCAAGCAGTAAAAGGGATAGCGCTGAGGTTTCAGAGTAGGGGGCGGGGGTATTTCAATGTTTACGGGTGTTTGATCGGCCACCGGTCTGCCACTTACCGGCCTCAACGCCATCTATGTTTGCATGAGGAAAG GAGGGGTTTGTATCGGTCTGTGGAAAATTTGCTCTTCGGGTTTTGGAAGATTGTCAAGTATGAGATTGTACTGCCTTTTCTGATTGAGCTACGCAGAAATCCTGGTTTTCCGATTGAGTTTGGGCAAAAGCCGGGTTCGGCGTCTCCAACGGGGATTATGGGTCTTCCATCGGAGCTCAAAATGAAGGTTTTGGAGTCACTGCCTGGTGTTGACATTGTCAAACTAGCATGCGTTTGTAAGGGGATGAAAAAGATGGTTAATGATGTTATTGATGAGTTATTATGGAGGGATAAGTATTATGAGGAGATTGAGAGGGGAGTTGAGAGTCCAGCGAAAAGAAGACGAGGACAAAGAGGAGAGGTGATTGTTGAATGGAAATTATTATTTGTTAGAATTTGGAAGAGTAAGGCTAAATGGAAGCAGCTGGAGAAACAAAGGCAGGTGGCACCGTCACCGTTCAGGTGCACGCAGTACCGATCAGCTAAACGAAACCAAAGGTCATCTGCTTAG
- the LOC137726677 gene encoding NADH dehydrogenase [ubiquinone] 1 alpha subcomplex subunit 9, mitochondrial-like codes for MQAVSKRVGRQYLTQSSSISSLKSIYPLSDHYYGADRPKYGSTLAAKGVGHLVRKGTGGRSSVSGIVAAVFGSTGFLGRYLVQQLAKMGSQVLVPFRGSEDSHRHLKLMGDLGQIVPMKYNPRDEDSFKAVMAKANVVINLIGRDYETRNFSFEEVNHSMAQQLATISKEHGGIMRFIQVSCLGASSSSPSRFLRTKAAAEEAVLSELPEATILRPAVMVGTEDRILNRWAFFAKKYGFLPLVGDGSTKFQPVYVVDVAGAIVAALKDDGTSMGKIYELGGPEVFTMHQLAELMFDTIREWPRYVKVPLPIAKAIGAPREILLNKVPFPLPNPEIFNRDQILAQATDTLVSENALTFSDLGLVPHKLKGYPIEFLIQFRKGGPNYGSTVSERVSPDAWP; via the exons ATGCAGGCCGTCTCGAAGCGCGTTGGGCGCCAGTATCTGACCCAATCATCTTCCATCTCGTCGCTCAAGTCAATCTATCCCCTTTCCGATCACT ATTATGGAGCTGATCGTCCAAAATACGGATCTACCCTCGCCGCCAAGGGAGTGGGGCACCTTGTGCGCAAGGGCACAGGTGGAAGATCATCTGTTAG TGGCATTGTTGCCGCAGTCTTTGGATCTACGGGGTTCCTTGGGCGTTATCTTGTGCAACAACTTG CCAAAATGGGAAGTCAGGTGTTAGTTCCTTTCCGTGGTTCTGAAGACTCCCATCGTCACCTCAAGTTAATGGGGGATTTGGGACAG ATTGTACCAATGAAATACAATCCGCGAGATGAAGATTCATTTAAGGCAGTCATGGCAAAAGCAAACGTGGTTATCAATCTCATAG GGAGGGATTATGAGACAAGAAACTTTAGTTTTGAGGAAGTGAATCATTCCATGGCGCAACAACTGGCAACG ATTTCCAAAGAACATGGGGGTATCATGAGATTTATTCAAGTTTCTTGCTTGGGGGCATCTTCCTCGTCTCCCTCCCGATTCCTAAGGACTAAAGCTGCTGCAGAGGAAGCTGTTTTAAGTGAATTGCCTGAG GCCACCATTTTGAGACCTGCTGTGATGGTTGGTACTGAGGATCGGATTTTGAATCGCTGGGCCTTTTTTGCAAAAAAATATGGCTTTCTTCCACTTGTTGGGGATGGATCTACTAA ATTCCAACCCGtgtatgttgttgatgttgctggGGCAATCGTGGCAGCCTTGAAAGATGATGGTACCAGCATGGGAAAAATTTATGAACTTGGTGGGCCTGAGGTCTTTACGATGCATCAATTG GCAGAGCTTATGTTTGATACAATCCGTGAATGGCCTCGCTACGTGAAGGTTCCCCTCCCAATTGCAAAG GCAATAGGAGCTCCACGAGAAATATTGCTTAACAAAGTTCCGTTTCCATTACCTAATCCTGAAATCTTCAACCGAGATCAAATCCTTGCCCAAGCTACAGATACACTCGTGTCAGAAAATG CTTTGACATTCAGTGATCTTGGACTTGTGCCCCATAAGCTGAAGGGTTACCCTATTGAGTTTCTTATCCAATTTCGCAAGGGTGGCCCAAATTACGGTTCTACAGTCAGTGAAAGAGTGTCTCCAGATGCTTGGCCATGA